The following proteins come from a genomic window of Blastocatellia bacterium:
- the deoC gene encoding deoxyribose-phosphate aldolase codes for MGGKPEPADSALDLARYIDHTLLKPEAQRSEIIQICEEALRYGFAAVVVNPVWIREVAARLRGSPVKPCTVVGFPLGATLPDVKAYEARRAIFDGAREIDMVINIGALKSGEDELVERDIRLVVEACHEHDALCKVIIETALLTDEEKVKACLLAKHAGADFVKTSTGFSKGGATIEDVALMRRVVGPEMGVKAAGGIRDAELARKLIAAGATRIGASVGVKIVQQARHPEPFQHLNPSRY; via the coding sequence TTGGGCGGCAAACCCGAACCTGCCGATTCCGCCCTCGATCTGGCCCGCTATATTGATCACACGCTGCTCAAGCCGGAGGCGCAACGAAGCGAAATCATCCAGATCTGCGAGGAGGCGCTGCGCTATGGGTTTGCCGCGGTGGTCGTCAATCCCGTGTGGATTCGGGAAGTCGCGGCGCGATTGCGGGGCTCCCCGGTGAAGCCCTGCACGGTTGTGGGGTTTCCCCTGGGAGCGACGCTGCCCGACGTCAAAGCCTACGAAGCGCGACGGGCTATCTTCGACGGCGCCCGCGAAATTGATATGGTCATCAATATCGGCGCCTTGAAGTCAGGTGAGGATGAGCTGGTGGAACGGGACATTCGGCTGGTCGTCGAGGCCTGCCACGAACATGATGCGCTTTGCAAGGTCATCATCGAGACGGCCTTGCTCACGGACGAAGAAAAAGTGAAAGCCTGTCTGCTGGCCAAGCACGCGGGGGCGGATTTCGTCAAGACTTCGACCGGTTTCAGCAAAGGAGGGGCGACGATCGAGGACGTCGCTCTCATGCGCCGGGTGGTTGGTCCCGAGATGGGCGTGAAAGCCGCCGGTGGCATCCGCGATGCCGAACTCGCCCGGAAATTAATCGCGGCGGGTGCGACCCGCATCGGGGCAAGCGTCGGCGTGAAGATCGTTCAACAAGCCCGTCATCCCGAGCCTTTCCAACACCTCAACCCTTCCCGCTACTGA